Genomic DNA from Lactuca sativa cultivar Salinas chromosome 8, Lsat_Salinas_v11, whole genome shotgun sequence:
AATCTTCGTCTCACGATTCCGTTCAGTCGAGTTATTCCAACGACTTCACTGGATTTACAGAAGACCCCATTGTAGGTAAACTAAGATCTCAACTTGGGCTCATACACCCTCTCCCTTTTCCTCCTCTCAATCGAAACATCGGTGGACTATTTctcttcttttttgtttttgggaTTCTCTTCGATAAGCTTTGGACATCAAGAAAACGAAAGAACAACGATGAAGTCGGGAATCCGGCGACATGGCCACAAGTTCCCACAAGTTTTTCACTGTTTCTCGAGAAGGATTTACAGAGGAAGGAATCAGTCGAGTGGGTAAACATGGTGTTAAGCAAGCTATGGAAGGTTTACAGAGGTGGACTCGAAAATTGGGTCATCGGTTTACTTCAACCCGTTATTGACGACCTAAAAAAACCCGATTATGTGAAAAGAGTTGAAATCAAGCAGTTTTCTCTTGGGAACGAGCCTTTTGTAGTTAGAAACGTTGAACGCAGAACTTCACGCAGCAACAATGATTTACAGTAAGTTattctattcccacttccatggTTGCCCCTAATAGAGCTAAAGTTTTTATGTTCAAAATCTTGTTTTACTTTTTGAAGGTATCAAATAGGTCTACGTTACACTGGTGGTGCTCGAATGCTTCTAATGTTGACACTAAAATTTGGGATTATTCCAATTAAAGTTCCTGTTGGCATAAGAGATTTTGACATTGATGGTGAACTTTGGGTTAAATTGCGATTAATTCCAACTGAGCCTTGGGTTGGAGCTGTTTCATGGGCTTTTGTGTCACTTCCCAAAATAAAGTTCGAATTGTCACCATTTCGGTTGTTTAATCTTATGGGTATGCCATTTTTATTAGTTCTTAATCACACCTACGCTTGTTTTAAGATATATTACTAAcatattttttaacttttttttttcttgcatGTATTGATGTAATACCAGCTATCCCTGTACTTTCTATGTAAGTGGCTTCTCCTTACAATCATATGATTCTGTATAACGTTTTATAATAGGGTTAAGTGCACATTAGGGCTATGTTGATATCTAATTTGGATGTATCTTGGAAAAAATTTTAGGTTTTTGAAAAAGCTATTAACAGAAGATTTGCCTCTACTATTTGTGCGTCCTAAGAAGATTGTGTTAGACTTTCAAAAGGGGAAAGCAGTGGGCCCATTACAAAACGATTTCAAGTCGGGTGAAATGCAAGAAGGAAACAAAGATTTTTCAGGTGAACTTTCAGTCACTCTTGTTGATGCCCGGAAGCTCTCTTACGTCTTTTATGGTGAGTATTCTATGTTATGCGAATTTCCAACATTACCCttttattataattttacatTCTGACCCATACTTTCTTATTTAGGAAAAACGGATCCGTATGTTGAGTTAAGACTTGGAGATCAAGTTATACACAGTAAAAAGAATAGTAGGACAACTGTGATTGGGCCCCCTGGCCAGCCTATATGGAACCAGGTGAGCTTGACATGACATGACAGAACAGGTTGTACTGTACTGACAACTGACAACTGCATGCATTGACCTGGGACCAAGACAAAGACAAATGTCAATGAGACAAAAGTTAATTCTGTCTTTTTTTATGACAGGATTTCAGTATGCTAGTTACAAATCCAAGAAAAGAGAAACTAACAATTCAAGTGAAGGATTCTTTTGGATTTATACATTTGACAGTTGGTTCAGGCGAGGTAAATCTTTAAATCTTTTACTCAAACAATCAcatgtttcttttatttttacCTAAAAATGGAATTATTTTTTCAGGTTGACTTGGGATTGTTAAAAGATACAGTTCCAACAGACAGAATTGTGACTCTCCAAGGAGGCTGGGGGATGTTGAACAAGGGATCTGCTGGTGAGATTCTACTGAGACTCACGTATAAAGCTtatgttgaagatgaagaagatgaaaagaTCAATGGATCAGATGATGAGTTCCAGGAATTAGAGTCAACTGGCACTACATACAATCCTTCCCCACGTGGGACAGAAAGAGAATCACTCATTGATGTTTTAGCAGCCTTGATTGTGAGTGAAGAGTTTCAAGGAATCGTGGCTTCCGAAACAGCAATGAGTAAATCTTCCATTGATACGTCGGATTCGGTGATTCCTGACTTAGTTTCTTCACCCAATTCCGACACTGATTCCGGAGGTATTGATTACATTTCACTTGCTCTAATTTATTGACACGTGTTTCGGTTTGACTAACTATAGAATTGCTAGCAGGATCAGCCTTATTATGGCTTGGTGTGATCACAATCATGACAATAGTAACAGCTATTAACATGGGTGGCTCAAATATCTTCAATCCTTGATGTAATCAAGTAATCCTTGGGGGGAATGGAATCTCATTGAGCAAAGAAATGTTCATTCAGGGAATGGAATGTGTTTGGACATGATGAGTTTTTTATAAGGAACAACCATAGAAGATTGTTTTGTAGAAAGTAGAATGGGAAGGTGGAGTAGATAAACCGGTGGATGGTGCTTCTGTCTGATGTCATCTTCAACCAAACACCAAAACTCAATTTTTATACCTTTTTGGTGTTGGATCATTTTCGATAAAACACTAAATTTGGTGTTTTACTATTCATTTACATTGTATTGATGTTATTTTTTCTTTATAATTTGGTTTTGTAagtttaaatgtttatttaattgtaTATGATATTCAAAGTAGCCCTCCTCTAATTTTTCAAGACACACGGTCAAGATCCGAGTGTTATATAGAATGCTAGTTTGTAGATGTAATTGACCTCAAAGTTTGATGGAAAAGGGACATTATTTGTGGTTGTTGAATCTGGCTCATCAAGAGCATCTTTTGGCTACTGCTTTTGCCCACAATTCCTCTCCCAAACTATACTCTTCCATATACCTTTAGTCAACTCCTTACACTACTCCTGTGGCTTCTGCTACTCGCTTCATTCCTCCCTCTCATGCTTCCCAAG
This window encodes:
- the LOC111884802 gene encoding tricalbin-3 isoform X1, translated to MISQSSSASFDFSKILWMSSSPICPCQNTIQLSSSTRTRTKIKTSICRTKVSRRRKTGLVWACMVPIDGNNQTLKSFAENQISNELNKAGESSSHDSVQSSYSNDFTGFTEDPIVGKLRSQLGLIHPLPFPPLNRNIGGLFLFFFVFGILFDKLWTSRKRKNNDEVGNPATWPQVPTSFSLFLEKDLQRKESVEWVNMVLSKLWKVYRGGLENWVIGLLQPVIDDLKKPDYVKRVEIKQFSLGNEPFVVRNVERRTSRSNNDLQYQIGLRYTGGARMLLMLTLKFGIIPIKVPVGIRDFDIDGELWVKLRLIPTEPWVGAVSWAFVSLPKIKFELSPFRLFNLMAIPVLSMFLKKLLTEDLPLLFVRPKKIVLDFQKGKAVGPLQNDFKSGEMQEGNKDFSGELSVTLVDARKLSYVFYGKTDPYVELRLGDQVIHSKKNSRTTVIGPPGQPIWNQDFSMLVTNPRKEKLTIQVKDSFGFIHLTVGSGEVDLGLLKDTVPTDRIVTLQGGWGMLNKGSAGEILLRLTYKAYVEDEEDEKINGSDDEFQELESTGTTYNPSPRGTERESLIDVLAALIVSEEFQGIVASETAMSKSSIDTSDSVIPDLVSSPNSDTDSGAGSALLWLGVITIMTIVTAINMGGSNIFNP
- the LOC111884802 gene encoding tricalbin-3 isoform X2 — its product is MISQSSSASFDFSKILWMSSSPICPCQNTIQLSSSTRTRTKIKTSICRTKVSRRRKTGLVWACMVPIDGNNQTLKSFAENQISNELNKAGESSSHDSVQSSYSNDFTGFTEDPIVGKLRSQLGLIHPLPFPPLNRNIGGLFLFFFVFGILFDKLWTSRKRKNNDEVGNPATWPQVPTSFSLFLEKDLQRKESVEWVNMVLSKLWKVYRGGLENWVIGLLQPVIDDLKKPDYVKRVEIKQFSLGNEPFVVRNVERRTSRSNNDLQYQIGLRYTGGARMLLMLTLKFGIIPIKVPVGIRDFDIDGELWVKLRLIPTEPWVGAVSWAFVSLPKIKFELSPFRLFNLMAIPVLSMFLKKLLTEDLPLLFVRPKKIVLDFQKGKAVGPLQNDFKSGEMQEGNKDFSGELSVTLVDARKLSYVFYGKTDPYVELRLGDQVIHSKKNSRTTVIGPPGQPIWNQDFSMLVTNPRKEKLTIQVKDSFGFIHLTVGSGEVDLGLLKDTVPTDRIVTLQGGWGMLNKGSAGEILLRLTYKAYVEDEEDEKINGSDDEFQELESTGTTYNPSPRGTERESLIDVLAALIVSEEFQGIVASETAMSKSSIDTSDSVIPDLVSSPNSDTDSGGSALLWLGVITIMTIVTAINMGGSNIFNP